Proteins encoded by one window of Nocardioides euryhalodurans:
- a CDS encoding YggS family pyridoxal phosphate-dependent enzyme, with protein MSRAEEVAAGLERVRGRIASACRESGRDPDDVTLVVVTKFFPASDVRLLADLGVRDVGENRHQEAVDKAAECADLGLTWHFIGGLQSNKAAAVASYADVVESVDRRKLVNGLQRGAHERGRDVDVLLQVSLDPPEAAGRAGADPASLDELAEAVEEAGSLRLRGLMAVAPLGEDPAEAFARLASIRGEFTASHPGATVLSAGMSGDLEEAVRAGATHVRVGSAILGPRPQDK; from the coding sequence ATGAGCCGTGCCGAGGAGGTCGCCGCCGGACTGGAGCGCGTCCGGGGCCGGATCGCGAGCGCGTGCCGGGAGTCCGGACGCGATCCCGACGACGTCACCCTCGTCGTCGTCACCAAGTTCTTCCCCGCCTCCGACGTCCGGCTGCTGGCCGACCTGGGGGTGCGCGACGTCGGTGAGAACCGTCACCAGGAGGCGGTCGACAAGGCCGCCGAGTGTGCCGACCTGGGCCTGACCTGGCACTTCATCGGCGGTCTCCAGAGCAACAAGGCCGCCGCCGTGGCCTCCTACGCCGACGTCGTCGAGTCGGTCGACCGGCGCAAGCTCGTCAACGGTCTGCAGCGCGGCGCCCACGAGCGGGGCCGCGACGTCGACGTGCTGCTGCAGGTCAGCCTCGACCCGCCCGAGGCGGCGGGTCGGGCCGGCGCCGACCCCGCATCCCTCGACGAGCTCGCCGAGGCCGTGGAGGAGGCCGGCTCGCTCCGATTGCGCGGCCTGATGGCCGTCGCGCCGTTGGGGGAGGACCCCGCGGAGGCGTTCGCGCGGCTCGCCTCGATCCGTGGGGAGTTCACCGCCTCCCACCCGGGTGCCACCGTGCTCTCGGCCGGCATGTCCGGCGACCTCGAGGAGGCCGTCCGGGCCGGTGCGACACACGTGCGCGTCGGCTCCGCAATCCTCGGTCCACGGCCGCAGGACAAGTAG
- a CDS encoding cell division protein SepF encodes MSGAMRRIGEYLGLLEDTGRYDDQYDGDYETADTPAVAGGRTPQPRESHPAPVSDLSERRRPASGPTGVVAEMSRITTLHPRTYNEARTIGENFREGTPVIMNLSEMDDTDAKRLVDFAAGLVFASRGSIERVTNKVFLLSPPNVTVAAEDKQRLAEGGFFNQS; translated from the coding sequence ATGAGCGGCGCGATGCGCAGGATCGGCGAGTACCTCGGCCTGCTCGAGGACACCGGCCGGTACGACGACCAGTACGACGGCGACTACGAGACGGCCGACACGCCGGCCGTCGCCGGCGGCCGTACCCCCCAGCCCCGGGAGTCCCACCCTGCCCCTGTGTCCGACCTCTCCGAGCGCCGCCGTCCGGCCTCGGGCCCGACCGGAGTCGTTGCCGAGATGTCACGCATCACCACGTTGCACCCGCGCACCTACAACGAGGCGCGCACCATCGGCGAGAACTTCCGCGAGGGGACGCCGGTGATCATGAACCTCTCCGAGATGGACGACACCGACGCCAAGCGCCTCGTCGACTTCGCGGCCGGCCTGGTGTTTGCGTCGCGTGGCAGCATCGAGCGTGTGACGAACAAGGTCTTCCTGCTCTCGCCCCCCAACGTGACCGTCGCGGCCGAGGACAAGCAGCGCCTCGCCGAGGGTGGCTTCTTCAACCAGAGCTGA
- a CDS encoding YggT family protein → MVGQILHGLLWAFIALLWIRFVVDWVQVFARSWSPSGPLLVVLEVVYSVTDPPIKALRRVIPPIRLGSVALDLSFIIVLVAAYLLLTVVSRVFNL, encoded by the coding sequence GTGGTCGGGCAGATCCTCCATGGTCTGCTCTGGGCCTTCATCGCGCTGCTCTGGATCCGCTTCGTCGTGGACTGGGTGCAGGTCTTCGCGCGCTCCTGGTCGCCCTCGGGGCCGCTGCTGGTCGTGCTCGAGGTCGTCTACTCGGTGACGGATCCGCCGATCAAGGCGCTGCGTCGCGTCATCCCGCCGATCCGTCTGGGATCGGTGGCGCTCGACCTGAGCTTCATCATCGTGCTGGTCGCTGCCTACCTGCTGCTGACCGTGGTGTCGCGTGTGTTCAACTTGTGA
- a CDS encoding DivIVA domain-containing protein → MPLTPEDVSNKRFTPVRLREGYDMGEVDQFLDEVEAELARLTQENDDLRSKLSAAQSGAPVAFEKPAEPAPVEKKPEPEPEPVRQPEPVAAAASSSVETLKVETVPQASNAAARLLEIATRNADELVNEAKDEADRIVGEARTKAERLDAEAKGRSDRLEADARRRAELLDSETADRRQQMFGELETERDKLNSEVENLRSFEREYRARLKSYFSQQLEALEGPADNAPAGSQGEPAPKRLRSILGEDEG, encoded by the coding sequence ATGCCGCTGACGCCTGAGGACGTGAGCAACAAGCGCTTTACTCCCGTCCGCCTCCGTGAGGGCTACGACATGGGGGAGGTCGACCAGTTCCTCGACGAGGTCGAGGCCGAGCTCGCGCGGCTGACCCAGGAGAACGACGACCTGCGGTCCAAGCTCTCGGCGGCCCAGTCCGGCGCTCCGGTGGCCTTCGAGAAGCCGGCCGAGCCGGCTCCCGTGGAGAAGAAGCCCGAGCCCGAGCCGGAGCCGGTGCGCCAGCCGGAGCCGGTCGCGGCCGCTGCGTCCTCCTCGGTGGAGACGCTGAAGGTCGAGACCGTCCCGCAGGCGTCCAACGCTGCTGCGCGGCTGCTCGAGATCGCCACGCGCAACGCCGACGAGCTGGTCAACGAGGCCAAGGACGAGGCCGACCGGATCGTCGGGGAGGCCCGCACCAAGGCCGAGCGCCTCGACGCCGAGGCCAAGGGACGCTCCGACCGGCTCGAGGCCGACGCCCGACGCCGGGCGGAGCTGCTCGACAGCGAGACCGCCGACCGTCGCCAGCAGATGTTCGGTGAGCTCGAGACCGAGCGCGACAAGCTCAACAGCGAGGTCGAGAACCTCCGCTCGTTCGAGCGCGAGTACCGCGCCCGCCTCAAGTCGTACTTCAGCCAGCAGCTGGAGGCGCTCGAGGGTCCCGCGGACAACGCTCCCGCGGGATCGCAGGGCGAGCCGGCTCCCAAGCGGCTCCGCTCGATCCTGGGCGAGGACGAGGGCTGA
- a CDS encoding TraR/DksA family transcriptional regulator produces the protein MARSTRKLAGNAVSAARKAIRRTPASAEAATTTGKAAPAKAAARKSATKTAPPAKKAAPAKKAAPAKKAPATKAAPAKKAAPATKSAAKKAAPAKKAPATKAAPAKKAAPAKKAAPAKKAAPAKKAAPAKKAAAKKAPAKRSAPPTVGALAVKEGESAWTKAEIKEVRAELTEHREKVVATLASQEEELAGLMRDAGDGAGHDQADMGATSFERDHELTVVNNEREKLAQIDRALGRIADGTYGVCESCGNPIGKMRVMAFPRATLCLTCKQREERR, from the coding sequence ATGGCTCGCAGCACGAGGAAGCTCGCCGGGAACGCCGTCTCCGCCGCGCGCAAGGCGATCCGGCGTACGCCGGCGTCCGCGGAGGCCGCGACCACCACCGGGAAGGCCGCCCCTGCCAAGGCTGCGGCCAGGAAGTCAGCCACCAAGACCGCGCCGCCCGCGAAGAAGGCGGCGCCCGCGAAGAAGGCGGCGCCCGCGAAGAAGGCGCCCGCCACGAAGGCCGCGCCGGCGAAGAAGGCCGCGCCCGCCACGAAGTCAGCCGCGAAGAAGGCGGCGCCCGCGAAGAAGGCGCCCGCCACGAAGGCCGCGCCGGCGAAGAAGGCGGCGCCCGCGAAGAAGGCGGCACCCGCGAAGAAGGCGGCGCCCGCGAAGAAGGCTGCGCCCGCGAAGAAGGCTGCTGCGAAGAAGGCCCCGGCCAAGAGGTCCGCGCCGCCCACGGTCGGCGCTCTTGCGGTCAAGGAGGGCGAGAGCGCCTGGACCAAGGCGGAGATCAAGGAGGTCCGCGCCGAGCTGACCGAGCACCGCGAGAAGGTGGTCGCCACGCTCGCCTCGCAGGAGGAGGAGCTCGCCGGGCTGATGCGTGACGCCGGCGACGGCGCCGGGCACGACCAGGCGGACATGGGCGCCACCAGCTTCGAGCGCGACCACGAGCTCACGGTGGTCAACAACGAGCGGGAGAAGCTGGCCCAGATCGACCGGGCGCTGGGGCGGATCGCCGACGGCACCTACGGCGTCTGTGAGTCCTGCGGCAACCCCATCGGCAAGATGAGGGTCATGGCGTTCCCGCGTGCGACACTGTGCCTGACATGCAAGCAGCGCGAGGAACGTCGCTGA
- the lspA gene encoding signal peptidase II encodes MQAARGTSLSDDTTTGTSRPTGGSSRIRWVLFAVALTAYAVDVVTKQLAVRRLADGDVPVLGDWFVLHLTFNPGAAFSLGTSYTVALSCLAITAVVVVLWLSRRVGSMVWGVALGLLLGGVAGNLTDRLVRDPGPMRGHVVDMFMVPNWPVFNIADICINIAAGLIVIQAIRGIALDGTRERATEQ; translated from the coding sequence ATGCAAGCAGCGCGAGGAACGTCGCTGAGCGACGACACGACCACCGGCACGAGCCGCCCCACGGGCGGCTCGTCGCGGATCAGGTGGGTGCTCTTCGCCGTCGCCCTCACCGCGTACGCCGTCGACGTCGTGACCAAGCAGCTGGCCGTCCGGCGGCTCGCCGACGGCGACGTCCCGGTCCTGGGCGACTGGTTCGTGCTCCACCTGACCTTCAACCCCGGCGCCGCCTTCAGCCTCGGCACGAGCTACACCGTGGCGCTGAGCTGCCTGGCGATCACAGCCGTGGTCGTGGTGCTGTGGCTGTCCCGGCGGGTCGGGAGCATGGTCTGGGGCGTGGCCCTCGGGCTGCTGCTCGGCGGGGTCGCCGGCAACCTCACCGACCGTCTGGTGCGCGACCCGGGGCCGATGCGCGGCCACGTCGTGGACATGTTCATGGTCCCGAACTGGCCGGTCTTCAACATCGCCGACATCTGCATCAACATCGCCGCCGGGCTGATCGTGATCCAGGCCATCCGGGGGATCGCCCTCGACGGCACCCGGGAGAGGGCCACGGAGCAGTGA
- a CDS encoding RluA family pseudouridine synthase — translation MTQADQRTLTVPEGLDGERVDAALARLFGLSRSRAADLISEGHVLVDGHSVAKSHRVEPGTLLEVSIPVQSDPLAVVPGIVEGIRIVHDDESIVVIDKPVGVAVHPSPGWSGPTVVGHLAGAGFRIATSGASERQGIVQRLDVGTSGVMVICKSERAYSVLKNAFRHRTVDKTYHALVQGHPDPLEGTVDAPIGRHPKHDYKFAVMADGRHSVTHYETLEAHRFASLLEITLETGRTHQIRVHMQALKHPCVGDLTYGADPVLTKRVGLQRQWLHAMRLGFEHPDTGDYVSYESTYPDDLQHALDVIRDAD, via the coding sequence GTGACCCAGGCCGACCAGCGGACCCTGACGGTCCCGGAGGGCCTCGACGGGGAGCGCGTCGACGCCGCGCTCGCGCGCCTGTTCGGGCTCTCCCGCAGCCGTGCCGCCGACCTGATCTCCGAGGGGCACGTCCTCGTCGACGGACACAGCGTGGCCAAGAGCCACCGGGTCGAGCCGGGGACCCTCCTCGAGGTCAGCATCCCCGTCCAGTCCGACCCGCTGGCGGTCGTCCCCGGCATCGTCGAGGGCATCAGGATCGTCCACGACGACGAGTCGATCGTCGTGATCGACAAGCCCGTGGGCGTGGCCGTCCACCCCTCCCCGGGCTGGTCCGGTCCGACGGTGGTGGGTCACCTGGCCGGCGCGGGCTTCCGGATCGCGACCAGCGGCGCCTCGGAGCGGCAGGGGATCGTGCAGCGCCTCGACGTCGGGACGTCGGGCGTGATGGTGATCTGCAAGTCCGAGCGCGCCTACTCCGTGCTCAAGAACGCCTTCCGGCACCGCACCGTCGACAAGACCTACCACGCGCTCGTGCAGGGGCACCCGGACCCGCTGGAGGGGACGGTGGACGCGCCGATCGGGCGCCACCCCAAGCACGACTACAAGTTCGCGGTGATGGCCGACGGCCGCCACAGCGTCACCCACTACGAGACCCTCGAGGCGCACCGCTTCGCGAGCCTGCTCGAGATCACGCTCGAGACCGGTCGGACGCACCAGATCCGGGTCCACATGCAGGCCCTCAAGCACCCCTGCGTCGGCGACCTCACCTACGGCGCCGACCCGGTCCTGACCAAGCGGGTCGGCCTGCAGCGCCAGTGGCTCCACGCGATGCGGCTCGGCTTCGAGCATCCCGACACGGGGGACTACGTCTCCTACGAGTCGACCTACCCCGACGACCTCCAGCACGCGCTCGACGTGATCCGAGATGCCGACTGA
- a CDS encoding GNAT family N-acetyltransferase, translating to MPTDLLLRPATVADAPAMADLHVDSRLANIGSMPPMVHPRDAAHRWMRGRLEGDSTGWVAERDGRAVGYLVLTGNWLDDLFLGPGETGHGVGAALIDVAKAERPEGFCLWVFETNLGARRFYGRHGLVELERTDGSTNAERAPDVRMVWPGREPLVFLRSLIDEVDDQLGDLLARRVALTRVVQTYKPDRTRDPEREREIVARLAGSVPELGEDRLARIMHVIISESLDASP from the coding sequence ATGCCGACTGACCTGCTCCTCCGGCCGGCCACCGTCGCGGACGCTCCCGCGATGGCCGATCTCCACGTCGACAGCCGGCTCGCCAACATCGGGAGCATGCCCCCGATGGTGCACCCGCGTGATGCCGCGCACCGCTGGATGCGTGGTCGTCTGGAGGGCGACAGCACCGGCTGGGTCGCCGAGCGCGACGGTCGCGCGGTCGGCTACCTGGTCCTCACCGGCAACTGGCTCGACGACCTGTTCCTCGGACCGGGGGAGACCGGCCACGGAGTCGGAGCGGCCCTGATCGACGTGGCCAAGGCCGAGCGGCCCGAGGGCTTCTGCCTGTGGGTCTTCGAGACCAACCTCGGCGCCCGCCGGTTCTACGGGCGGCACGGCCTCGTCGAGCTCGAGCGGACCGACGGGTCGACCAACGCGGAGCGCGCCCCCGACGTACGCATGGTCTGGCCCGGGCGGGAGCCGCTGGTGTTCCTCCGCAGCCTGATCGACGAGGTCGACGACCAGCTCGGCGACCTGCTGGCCCGCCGGGTGGCGCTGACCCGGGTGGTCCAGACGTACAAGCCCGACCGCACCCGCGACCCCGAGCGTGAGCGCGAGATCGTGGCCCGGCTCGCCGGGAGCGTCCCCGAGCTCGGCGAGGACCGGCTGGCCCGGATCATGCACGTGATCATCAGCGAGAGCCTGGACGCCTCGCCCTGA
- a CDS encoding VOC family protein: MSGRVVHFEIPYDDGDRARGFYSDVFGWQAMPVPEMDYTMVMTGPSDEQTGPTEPGFINGGMFARSEQFPGKAPNLVVDVESIDEALAKVTDAGGAVVSGRMAVGDMGFAGYFTDTEGNLIGLWENPPGEG; encoded by the coding sequence ATGTCCGGCAGGGTGGTGCACTTCGAGATCCCGTACGACGACGGCGACCGTGCCCGCGGGTTCTACAGCGACGTCTTCGGTTGGCAGGCGATGCCGGTGCCGGAGATGGACTACACGATGGTCATGACCGGTCCCAGCGACGAGCAGACCGGCCCCACGGAGCCCGGGTTCATCAACGGCGGCATGTTCGCGCGCAGCGAGCAGTTCCCCGGCAAGGCTCCCAACCTGGTGGTCGACGTGGAGAGCATCGACGAGGCCCTCGCCAAGGTCACCGACGCCGGCGGCGCGGTCGTCTCCGGGCGGATGGCGGTCGGCGACATGGGCTTCGCCGGCTACTTCACCGACACCGAGGGCAACCTGATCGGGCTGTGGGAGAACCCCCCGGGGGAGGGATAG